The Pseudomonas sp. R4-35-07 nucleotide sequence TTGTACGTGTGTCCCCTTCGTCTAGTGGCCTAGGACACCGCCCTTTCACGGCGGTAACAGGGGTTCGAGTCCCCTAGGGGACGCCATATGCGGGAATAGCTCAGTTGGTAGAGCACGACCTTGCCAAGGTCGGGGTCGCGAGTTCGAGTCTCGTTTCCCGCTCCAATTTACAAGCAGTGTGGCTCTCGGGCGGCATTGAGTGAAACCAGGACCACGTCTTCGGACGAGGCCTCTGGGCACTGAAATACACACCATGTGTTTCAGTAGCGTGTCCCCTTCGTCTAGTGGCCTAGGACACCGCCCTTTCACGGCGGTAACAGGGGTTCGAGTCCCCTAGGGGACGCCATTTGCGGGAATAGCTCAGTTGGTAGAGCACGACCTTGCCAAGGTCGGGGTCGCGAGTTCGAGTCTCGTTTCCCGCTCCAATTCAAAGAAAAAGCCACTCAAACGAGTGGCTTTTTTTTGTCTGCGAAAAACAGCGCCCACCTCTGAAGTCATTGGCGCTGAAGGCTGTTGGCCGCTTGGGCCAAGCGCAAGGTGGCTTGACGGATTTCCTCCTGATTGAGCGACGCAAAACCCAACCGCAACGCATTTTCCGGCTGGCCCAGCGGCGAGAACTGCCGACCGCTGCGCACCACCAGTCCGTGGTCCAAGGCAGTGTTTACCATTCGATCTACGTCTAGTTCATCCTCGAAACGCACCCACAGTGCCAGGCCGCCTTCCGGCTCGCGCACCTGGATACGAGCGCCCAGCGACTCATGCAGACAGGTCTGCAACGTCTCTCGACGCACTCGATATTCTTTCGACACGCGGCGCAGATTCTTCTTCAATTCACCGTCATTGATCAGGTCGGCCAGCATCTTCTGGGCGACGGCGTCGGCATCTCCCAACATCAGCGCCGCGTTGCGGTGCAGGGCCTCTATCACGTGGTTGGGGGCCACCACATAGCTGCATCGAAACGTCGAGCCCAGCGCCTTGGACAACGAACCGATATAGATCACATGGCGCTGAGAACGGTCACTGGCAAGCGGCAGGTAAGGGCGCCCGTTAAAGTGGAATTCGTGGTCGTAATCTTCTTCGATAATGCAGAAGTCGTGCAGCGCTGCGAGCGTCAACAATTGTTGTCGGCGCGCGGCGTGCAGGCTGACGGTGGTCGGGAACTGGTGATGCGGCGTGACATAGATCATGCGCACTTTGTGCTGCTGGCATAGACGGTCGATCTGGTCCGTGCGACAACCCTCGTCGTCCACGTCCACCGTGACCAGTTGCGCGCCCAACTGCCGGAAAATTTCCCACGCCGGCGGGTAACTCAGACGCTCCACCAGTACCACGTCCCCCGGTGTGAGCAGCAGGCTGGCGCTCAGGTACAGCGACATCTGCGTGCCCTGGGTCAGGCAGATATTGTCGGCGTTGACGGCCAGCCCGCGCTCGCCGCGCAGCATCTCGGCGAGGGCACAGCGCAGGTGATGGCCGGTGCCTTCGCTGCCGTAGCGTACGGTGTTGGAGGCAAAGCTGTTGCGCAGGGCGTTGCGGTAGTAGCGATGCAGCACGGCCTGGGGCAGCAGGCGGTGGTCGCTGGTGCCATTGTCGAAAAACAGCGCGTCATGCCGATGGCGCAGCGCGGTGACTTGAGCGTTATGGGCAAAATACGGCACCACCGGCTGCGCCAGCAGGGGCGGTGCAAAGGTCTGCGGCGCGCTACCAGGCAGTTGCTTGGGCTTCACCTGGGCATTGACGAACGTGCCGCGACGCGGCTCGCTGATGAGCCAGCCTTTGGTCGCGGCTTCTTCATAGGCCAGGATGACCGTCTTGCGGTTAACGTCGAGCAATTGCGCCATTTCCCGCGTACCTGGCAGCAAGGTGCCGGGCGGCAGGCGCCCTTCAAGAATCGCGGTCACCAGGCCCTCGGCAATCTTGCGATAGGACGCTTGTGATGCGTTCTCATCGAGCTTGAGTAAAGGGCGCCATTTACGCATCTGGACCATCTGAAGTATCCAAAACTGGAGGTTCTTATGGGCCCAGTCTAGCGCAACAATGCAGCTTCACATTCTGAGGTCCTGAGCACATGCGCCATGTCATCGAACTGTCCCCTTCTGGGAAAACCTTTGAAGCCGGCGACGAGCTGTTGCTTGACGCCATGCTCGCCAGCGGCCTGTCGGTGCCGTTCTCCTGCCGCCGTGGTGCATGCGGCTCATGCAAGGTAACGGTCGCTGAAGGCGAGTATCGGGCCAAGCGCCTGGCACCGGATGCGCCGGCGCCGTGTTACCCACTGGCCGCCAATGAAATGCTGTTGTGCCAGAGCCATGCGTGCTCCGACATGCGCCTGGAAATTCCTGGCTGGTCCCTGGATACCCCCGCGTTGGTCATTGATGCTCAGGTACTCGACAAGCGCGCACTCGGACCCGATGTCATCGAACTGGTCCTCAAGCCGGATACACCGTTGGTGGCGCGGGCTGGCCAATACCTCAAGTTCCGCCTGGCGGACGGTGACACGCGCTGTTTCTCGATTGCCAACCTG carries:
- a CDS encoding PLP-dependent aminotransferase family protein yields the protein MVQMRKWRPLLKLDENASQASYRKIAEGLVTAILEGRLPPGTLLPGTREMAQLLDVNRKTVILAYEEAATKGWLISEPRRGTFVNAQVKPKQLPGSAPQTFAPPLLAQPVVPYFAHNAQVTALRHRHDALFFDNGTSDHRLLPQAVLHRYYRNALRNSFASNTVRYGSEGTGHHLRCALAEMLRGERGLAVNADNICLTQGTQMSLYLSASLLLTPGDVVLVERLSYPPAWEIFRQLGAQLVTVDVDDEGCRTDQIDRLCQQHKVRMIYVTPHHQFPTTVSLHAARRQQLLTLAALHDFCIIEEDYDHEFHFNGRPYLPLASDRSQRHVIYIGSLSKALGSTFRCSYVVAPNHVIEALHRNAALMLGDADAVAQKMLADLINDGELKKNLRRVSKEYRVRRETLQTCLHESLGARIQVREPEGGLALWVRFEDELDVDRMVNTALDHGLVVRSGRQFSPLGQPENALRLGFASLNQEEIRQATLRLAQAANSLQRQ